The sequence GAGCAATCACAGATGCAACGAAAATGTTGCGCAAGTAGCCAGAATCACCAGCTGAAAGGCGTCGAGTTAGGATGTTGTTTCGAAGGAATGTCGTGTATGAGTTTAATACAGTAAGCCTCCAATCGTCCGGGGTTGGAGGATCACTTCCGTCACGTTGTGCCTTAAGTGCCTTCCAGAGGTATAATATATGTAGATCGACTTGTCCGAATACAAAGAGAACTAATGAGGAAGTCAACCCGTCAGTATCGTAAATAATGCGGGGTAAGCTTAAACTTCACCCTGCTCCGGCTTATAGGTGTCCAAGAGTTGGGTGACTAGCACACCGGTCTGAGAAACTGAGTTTTTGTTGCCAAGTCCCTATTCACCGATAAAGAGGTCGTCATTAGGCATATATTAAGGAGCTACTCCTCCTACTTTTGCAGAAGCACCCGAGAACCTCTTCACAAGTACTCTTCCGCGATTGAGCAACTTGAGCGGACCAACGAAGCTGTCACCACACGCCACGAGGACGTGTTGATGCCCCGATACCTTGAAGCAATAGAGTCATCAGTGGGGTGTGTAGACTATAGGCAGTCGTAATAATCTAAGATTTATTTACCTGCGAGATCGAACCAACTCGTTCAGTATCGACAGATTCGTTAGCAGGGGTGATCGCTTCGCTCATGCCTAGAGGCGATAGAGAACAATTGCTACCTGAGGGGTGTATTTATACTCCTCATTACCCTTCTTACCGCCTAAGTTCGCGAGCGCGATTTACGGCAAGGGATGTGTTAACGGGCCACTCAAAGTATGTGGATTGATCGAGAAAGCATAGTGTACAGAGCATTTTCGATCGGGCATTCTCATACGGCCTAAGCAAGTCGATCCACAGGATAGCAATCCAAGGATCTATATGAAGATATGCGGTCATACTAGGCAGCCCAAAAGCGATGGGGCATAGCACAAAAGCTGCTTTTCATATATACACAACCTAATCGGCATTTCATACGAGCTCAGAGATTTGAAAGATATCTCCAGTCACAGCTTTGGTGGAGACCATGGTCTAGGTGCATCCATATATGAGAAAAGGGAACCAACGGGCGTCTGTAATGTGATCGGAGTTCGTTCGCAAACCGCTGGACCAGTTAGAGTACTGATGTTCACAACGCACCAGCTAGCAAATTTGAGCAGATCATCGAATGTAATCGTCTGCGTGTGCCCATCACTAAGAATCCAGACCAACTATATGCGCGTGCTTGGCCCCTTCTTTCATCGTTGCGCCGTTCTCATCCAACTCATGGTACATCAGCATATGGGGTCATATAGTTGCTTCTCCGGTCCCGCTATTGCTTTGATATGATCCTCATCAAATGGTGCTTGGTGTTCGCTAGGCTGATCCATACTGAGCAGCTTGCAATACCACGGCCATCGGCCGTTGTTTCAGCGGTTGCTTACGGCGACTTACCACTTATAGCAAGTACGTGCAAACTTTCATCTTACCGCTTCATGAAGTTACATTAGGTTTATCTGCCCGTCTATTTTCTGTAGGGTTGTGATTCGGCGATCTGTATTTCGAACAATCACGGGTGCGTTTCGACTGAAAGCGCTGTTGTTGGTTTGAGATACTTGGCTGTGTTTGGAGAGTGTTTAGGGTCCATCAGGGTCCGGGAGCTTCATGTCCTTAGCGCGCGAACCCAAAGTTGCGCCCTCAGACTCTTGACCTCGACTATCAACACTCTCAACATGGCTGAAGTAGAACGCGCTCCCTCAGTCACAGAACAAGTCGAAGATACAAAGGAGGCAACCCTTCCTCTGACTCCCGTATCTGACGGTGACGGCTTTAAGCATGGTGACCACGAGGATCACCCCAACGAGACACCTGGCCCCGCAGAGCCAGCTCACGAaccagaaccagagccgtcttCCGAATCTGCGGAAATGGATACACCCGCCGAAAATAAGAAAACAGCACCCGCATCTATGTCTCCGGCGAAACCCAGAGCCAGCATAAGTACTGGCGCTCGAACACGCACCACCAGTCTAGCTACAGGAAAAGTCGATTCCAAAGCACCAGCTGCATCTGCATCTGCACGGAAGGTACGCACCTCTCCCGAATCTGAAGTGCTCATTTATTCACATGATGGTTATTACGTCTCATGGAATGTATTTATCATTTCGTTGATTTAACGCTAGACTTCGCTTGCCAAAACAAACCAGCCCACTCCAGCACCTGCCTCGAAAAGGGTTTCTTTGACACCGTCCACTGCCACGTCGTCAAAGCCCACCGCAGGACCTGGCAAGACCGCTGCATCCAGCTGTGGCAGATTTACGTGCGCGTCGTACATTACCCCCGCAGGACATGCTAGTAAACCCTCCATCTCATCCAAACTCAAGCTACTACCGGCCTTCTGCCACTGCTGTCGCCAAAGCACAGACAGCAAAACCTGCGGGTAAACCCACTCCCCATCCCGCGCTTCGGTTGCTTCCCCTTCGTCCTCTGGACAGCTGCAACGGCACGCCCATCACCGGGAGCACGTTCTAAGCCTACAGAGACTGTAGTGGAACACATTGACTGGGAAGGTTCTGCCAGAGCTGCCCGGAGAACACCGTCGTACTAGCACTCCGGGCACTTCTAGCCCAGCGCCAAAGATGCTAAGGTGGGTAGCGCACCTCGCGTAATTAAACTATTGCTGAGTTGACTATAGTACGAGGTGTTCGAAAGGGAGCTTAAAGAAAAGAATGAAGAAGTTCTATCCCTTCGAGAGCAGGTCAAGACCTTAGAAGAGAACGTTACCTCTCTGAAGGAGGCTTCAAAGAATGCAGAGATTGCTGAGACTCGCTTGAATGATGAGTTACAGTCGTCAAAGCATGCGCTAGGATCATCCGAACTGGACAAAAGCAAGCTGCAATCCTTACTTGAAGAGGCAAAGAAGGAGCTAAATGAAACCCTGTCTAACGTAAGTTTCATCCTCTTCTTCTATACGCTTTCTAAATAAACGTCACTTCAGCTCGATACGAAGGAATTTGAATATACCGAGCTTGCCGCCCGAGTGCAAGAATTCGAGAACACCATAGCTGAGCTGCGCTCTGCTAACGACGTTGCGAAGCTGGAAATCAGCGCACTTAAGgagcaacattctacccaagGCGACCTTGTTGCTGCAGCCGCTATTGAACATGAGCTTTGCTGAAGGCTCGTGCTGACTTGGAGGCTATTCGCGTTGAAACCGAAGCACTGACCGCCAGCCATCAAGCCTCGATCGAACAGTTCCAGATCCAGATCAAGGAGACTGAGGCCAAACTTTCAGCCGCCGAAGCCACGATATCCCAACTTCGGAGCCAGATTTCGACTTTCGAGTCGGAAAGGGAGGAGCTCAAGAATCGTATTTCCGAGCTCGAGGTTGAAATACTAGAAATCAGGGAGGAAAATGAGGTCGACGCTGATAATCACGCCAAAGAACTTGTTAAACTCAAGGACGCTCATTCTAAGGAGCTCGCAGATGCCAAATCTCGTCTCCAGGCTGACCTCGAGAAAATCGAGATGGCTCATGAGGAAGCCGTCAAGAAATTAGAAGCTGCCATCACTGCTGCCGGAGTCGAACATACTACTAAGCTAGACACCGCCCTCAAGGAAGCTCAAGAGTCAGCCGCTGAATCGAAGAAATCAGCCTTAGCTGCGCTCGAAGAAGCCCATGCCAAGACTGTCGAGGTCCTCCAGGCTCAATCGTCTCAGGAGCTTGCCGAGGCGAAGGAAAGCCATGAGCGCAGCGCCGCCCTCGTCGCCCAAGAGGTAGAAAATCTCAAGACAGAATTAGCGGTAAGGAAACTCGCCACTTGATATCTGTACGTATGTTTGACGTAGTCGTAGAGTCAGGAAGACAAGTACGCAGCCAAGGTTAGAGAGGTCAAGGTCGAGCACGATAAGTTGGTCGAAGAGGCTTATCATCGCGCCAAGGTAAGATCATTTACATATGTTGGACTTTCTATTGACGATACGAGGTCACAGGGTGAGGCGGATGGACAGCATTCCAAAGAACTCGCTGAGTTGCGTACTCGTTCTGATGCTGCAATCAAGGCCATTCGAAGTAGCCATCGTGAAGAACTCAGTCACGCTGAGGATACTCATCGGGAAGCTTTAGAGTCTGCGACTAAGCCgttggagaagaagatcAACAATCTAACTGTCGAGGCTAATGCCGCTCGAGATGACCTAGCTAAGGCCAAGAATACGATTTCTGCGCAAGTGACGGAGACCAAGGCGTTGCAACAGCAAGTTAGCGACTTGAAACAATCTTTGGACAAGGCAGCATCCTCATCCCCCAAGACCACACCATCGGCAGAGATCGAGTCGCTCAGGAACGAGCTCCGCGAAATGAAGGACGATTATAACGCCTTGAACGATGTTTACAAATCGATGCAAGAGAATTACGTGGCGACAGTGAATAACCACAAGCTCGAGTTGGAGGAGGCAGCGAAGGGCCGGATTGAAGCGTTGGAAACCCTTAAGTCCAAACACGAGGCCGAAAAGGCCCAGTTCGCCGAAGGTAAATACCCCTATCCCATTTAAAGTTTCGCATCTCATTTCTGCATCCAGAGCGAGCGTCCCTATTGCGTAAAGTTGAAGAAGAGCGAGACCGTGCCCTCTCGACTTTGAATAGCTCTCGGAGCCCGCCCGTCACTCCCAAGCATAGTCGTATCCTGTCTAATGGCTCTCGAGATAATCTTGAGCGTCTACACCATGCCAATGACGCTAGATTGACTCAACTTGAGACCGAGCACAAGCAAGCTGTTGCTCAGCTCACGTAAGTCGCTGTCAAATATACCTGGGTCATGCGATGTGCTAACTCCTAAACAGTATCAATCTCATGGAGGTAAAGGATGAGAAAGATCGGATGTCTGAGGAGTTTGGGCGTAGGATCACGGAGCTGGAAGACGAGAAGAAACAGCTTGGCGAGGAACTGGAGCGCAAGAACATGGAATTGTCGTTCCAAGAAGAAGAGCTCAACGATACTCAAGATGAAGTTAAACAGTGAGTAGACTGGCAAATCATGCTGATGATGTCTCTGAGGGGAACCCTGTGCTACAGACTCCAAGATGAACTGGAACGCCTCAAGGCCATGACGCACGAGCAAGCCGCTTAGAGTGAGGCCTAATATGTCGTTTATTCTCTTCACACCATAATATTTTCTGTGTATGCGGGTTTCCCTCTTCTGGTGTATTAAAGCGTATTTTTGGGATACCCATATGTCCCCATCGTTTTCATCCTGTGCTATCTTAATCCCACTAGATCGTGTCTATGGATATTTGTTTGGGTATTGTAAATATATAGTGGGTTTATTACACTTTCACATGAACGCTGTGTTTGCATGAATATGGTGATGACTTGACGAGGGAGAGATTACCGGTTATCCGACGTCGAGCcatggccttgagcttgtgATAATCCCGATCTAGTCGCCTCACTAAATAAGATTCTGGTGGAGTCATGAACGATGGATGGTAGGTGCATGATCATGGGTTCTTGAATGATTTCTTTCGTCTCAGATGGCGTGTGCAAACATATACGCGTTGTCCAAGGGGAATCGGACCATAATGTCAATATCGAATATCGGCGCTAACGGCCCGGACCCTTTTTCATGCGCGACTTTACTTTAAGGGCTCCCCCATCCGGCTTTCTTCCCCAACCCACCACCCATCCTTCGTTGGCGGTTTTATAATTCACCTTTCTGCGGCCTCAGCTCTAACTTGCGAGTTTATAAAAAATGGGTGTTGCACGTGAGCCTGGTCAAGGTGTTAGCTGGTCGAACATTGCAGTTGGTGAGTTTGACTGTTCCCAGCGCGCATATTTGCACTAAACGAACTACTTCAGGTGCAACGATGAATATGGTCAGTGTCAAGGACCCGCTCGATACTCAACATACTGACTTGCGACTACCTCATCATTATCTACGTGCCGAATACTTTTAGTTTGTGAGTAGAGACTCCAGATTGTTTTGTCAGATTGTTGATTGTATTCTAATTCACCTAACAGGAGGTATATATGCTCATTAAAAAACTCGTGTTTGTAGTGATTTAGACTTGTACAGGTTACTACACTTGGACAGCCACTTGAGGTCCTCAAGACCCAGATGGCAGCAAATCGCAGTCAAACCATGCTTCAAGCAGTAAGGTCCGTTTGGAGCAGAGGTGGCGTTACTGGCTTCTACCAAGGGCTCATTCCATGGGTGTGTGAACAATAAAAAGCCATTGCGTAACGTAAGCGTGTCTTACCAGCGATTCAATAGGCCTGGATTGAAGCTTCAACCAAAGGGGTGTACTATTGTTTACTGCCGCTGAGGTCGAGTCCCGAGCGATGAAGTTCGGATTAAGTCCCGCTTCGGCTGGTCTTGTAGGAGGCATGAGCGGCGGTATCGTCCAGGCTTATGCCACAATGGGTAAGCATTCCGAACTACCCCCTTACAGTATCATGCAATATCTCAAACCTATAATACATAGGTTTCTGTACCTGTATGAAGACTGCGGAGATCACCCGCCACAAACAGGCCGCTGCAGGGATAAAACCCCCATCAACATGGGTTGTCTTCGCTGACATCTATAGGCGAGAGGGTATTGCTGGGATTAATAAGGGAGTGAACGCTGTTGCATTGCGACAAATGACGAACTGGGGATCCCGGTATGGAATTCGAGGAAACCATTAGATAACAAGTACTAATAACTCCGTTTTCTCAGTATCGGTTTTGCTCGTCTAGCTGAAACATCCATTCGCAAAATTAGAGGAAAAGGCGAAAACGACAAGCTAGGTGCTGCTGACAAAATTTTGGCATCTACGATTGGTAGGCACAGTGATGGCAATAATGTAGTGCATGATGTGAACTAACTCTAAGGTGGTGCACTTGGCACATGGAACCAACCAATCGAGGTTGTACGCGTTGAG comes from Rhizoctonia solani chromosome 4, complete sequence and encodes:
- a CDS encoding mitochondrial carrier protein, with translation MKFGLSPASAGLVGGMSGGIVQAYATMGFCTCMKTAEITRHKQAAAGIKPPSTWVVFADIYRREGIAGINKGVNAVALRQMTNWGSRIGFARLAETSIRKIRGKGENDKLGAADKILASTIGGALGTWNQPIEVMQSMSKDAVASANRPAKLTVFNTLAFIYKENGIKGLYRGVTPRIGLGIWQTVCMVSFADYVKAWVKSR